A single Thermoleophilia bacterium DNA region contains:
- a CDS encoding glutamine synthetase codes for MKARSREKIPRVPGRPEPEVDLDELRAAVEAGTVDTVLLAIADMEGRLQGKRLTASHFLDQVLEEGAEGCSYLLTVDAEMETVGGYEMTSWDKGYGDFEMKPDLSSLRPIPWHEKTVLLMADASWHDGQPVVASPRQILRRQLERLEERGLIANAATELEFIVFRNTYEDAWKRGFRDLEPANLYNIDYSLLGSARVEPLIRRIRNEMGAAEMVVENSKGECNLGQHEINFRYEDALKTADQHAIFKTGTKEIAAQEDCSITFMAKWDEREGSSCHIHLSLAGTDGKNAFAADQAMFDHFIAGQLEYMRELTLLYAPNINSFKRFAEGTFAPTAVTWGKDNRTCSFRVVGQGEGLRVENRLPGADVNPYLAISGMIAAGLDGIDKEIELPPPVDGNAYTSGAERVPSNMYTARDLFSESKLANEAFGEEVVRHYVHRAEFEIETFEAAVTDWERYRGFERL; via the coding sequence ATGAAGGCGAGATCGCGGGAGAAAATCCCCCGGGTGCCGGGACGCCCGGAACCTGAGGTGGATCTCGACGAACTACGCGCCGCCGTCGAGGCGGGCACGGTCGACACCGTCCTGCTCGCGATCGCTGACATGGAGGGCCGCCTCCAGGGAAAACGGCTGACCGCTTCTCATTTCCTCGACCAGGTGCTCGAGGAAGGCGCCGAGGGCTGCAGCTACCTGCTCACCGTCGACGCCGAGATGGAGACAGTGGGCGGTTACGAGATGACCTCGTGGGACAAGGGTTACGGAGACTTCGAGATGAAGCCCGACCTTTCGTCCCTTCGGCCGATTCCCTGGCATGAAAAGACGGTCCTTCTTATGGCGGATGCCTCGTGGCACGACGGCCAGCCCGTCGTCGCGTCTCCACGGCAGATCCTCCGCCGTCAGCTGGAGCGCCTCGAGGAACGCGGGCTGATCGCGAACGCCGCCACCGAGCTGGAGTTCATCGTCTTCCGCAATACGTATGAAGATGCATGGAAGCGTGGCTTCCGCGACCTCGAGCCGGCCAACCTCTACAACATCGACTACTCGCTGCTCGGCAGCGCCCGGGTGGAGCCGCTGATCCGGCGGATCCGCAACGAAATGGGTGCCGCCGAAATGGTCGTGGAAAACTCGAAAGGCGAATGCAACCTCGGCCAGCACGAGATCAATTTCCGCTACGAGGACGCCCTCAAGACGGCGGACCAGCATGCCATCTTCAAGACCGGCACCAAGGAGATCGCCGCGCAGGAGGACTGCTCGATCACCTTCATGGCAAAGTGGGACGAGCGTGAAGGCAGCTCCTGTCATATCCACCTCTCGCTCGCCGGAACCGACGGTAAGAACGCCTTCGCCGCGGATCAGGCCATGTTCGATCATTTCATCGCCGGGCAGCTGGAATACATGCGGGAGCTGACCCTTCTGTACGCGCCCAACATCAACTCGTTCAAGCGATTCGCCGAAGGCACCTTTGCGCCGACCGCGGTGACCTGGGGCAAGGACAACCGGACCTGCTCCTTCCGCGTGGTCGGCCAGGGCGAAGGACTCAGGGTCGAAAACCGCCTGCCAGGTGCCGACGTCAACCCGTACCTGGCGATCAGCGGAATGATTGCCGCGGGCCTGGACGGAATCGACAAGGAGATCGAGCTTCCACCGCCCGTCGACGGCAACGCCTACACCTCGGGGGCCGAACGGGTGCCTTCCAACATGTACACGGCCCGGGACCTCTTCTCGGAAAGCAAACTCGCCAATGAGGCCTTCGGCGAGGAAGTGGTTCGCCACTACGTTCACCGGGCCGAGTTCGAGATCGAGACATTCGAGGCCGCGGTCACCGACTGGGAGCGCTACCGCGGGTTCGAGCGACTTTGA